AAAACTACactacatattttaggttataactgAACTGCTATTTCTTGATGCCCAAGAATTTCCTAAAAATATTATCAAGGGTTCACGAAAAAATTAACCGGGTTAAACAACTGATGATATTTTGGATGGTACAGAGGGACTTCTGTTATCAACTAGAAGAGGAATAACTTGCTTCTTGCTTTAAGTAGCAGATACGGCATGCAATGAGGCTAGCATGTGAGACAGGTTAAACAATATATGCAAAAGCTATTGTTACTTTTGTGCAAATTTTTTTGAGTAGTTATGCATTGCTGACTGTTCTATCAAAGGGCAAGTGTTGCATTGCTGGCCATTCCCTCAATTTTACACTCAGATACTTTTGTCCCTTCAGTTTTCAGAGAGGCAATTAAAAAGAGCTATGTAAGCAAGTGACCTTCGAAGGTACTTTAAATGGACCACTGGGCAGATGATAAGAGATTATCTTCTATACATAAGATATAATCGTAGCTATTCACCAATGAATGAAAAAACTAGGAAATACAAAATCAGACAAACGAGTAAAAAAGAGACGCGACCAGGGAGCCTATCATTAGAATCGAATAAGATTTTAAAAAGCATGACAAACTCTTGAATTCAGTAATCTATCGAACATCTATAAAGGTCTAATGATGAAGGCAAAAGCTAAGAAGGTTTTTAAAAATTTAAACAAAAGAACTGAGGCAATAAGGCGGTTAGGGCAAATGTGCAAGCTTCACTAAAAAAATAAATGAATCCTACAATAAAGCCCAAATTTAATTTTCAGCAAATTGAGCTATAAAGTATTTTCCTTCAAGCATGCACTACATTACTACGTAACAAATATAGTGGTGGAGGACATTCTAAGCTTTTCAAGACATCAAAATCAAGTGAACAAGTGTAGCTCAAGTTGTAATTCATGCAAGTTACGCCATAATATTGTGTATTTTTTCTCCTTTCTAATTTCCATAAGGTTCTTTCTTTCACTATTTAAATAAAGCGTATTTTCCTTTTAGTCTTAAAATTTATCCCTTTCCTTTAGGTTTTTAGTTTCGTTTCGTCACGTACAATAGTCTTATAAAATGAAAGACCtacaactttaaaaaaaaaaaaatgaattattaCTATGATTTGTTGCGCAGATGTCTTTTGCAATTAATCAAACTAAACTCCACCACTGTTTGTGGAGTCCTCATTTATACCAATGTTCTTGTTAACCCTAAAGATATGTTCTGTCCGAAAATATTCATTCTGACATGTTTAGAGAAGTGAAACAGCACCAGAGAAACAGCTAATTGATATGCCAAATAAAAAAAGATAGAGATAGAGAAATCATGAAAGGAAAATCATTGTACATTACGTGGGTAGCACGGCAATAAAGTTATAAAGATTGAAACACTAGTTTACCGTCCTTAACATTATATATGTGCAGTATATATTAGCTTACCAAAGTGGCAAAGTATATCTTATTATTTATCCAATCTGTATTAGATTAATTCTATTATCCTTCTCTGATTATTGTAATGTTTGATGTTTAATATACAATATACATTATCCAACTAAAAGACTGCTGGAGTTCACTAAAATTGGGATTCATTGTACTAATAGTTTCAGTCGGTGATATTGACTACTGCAGATTATCACAATCAGAAGTTGCACTAATAATGGTAATTCATGATAAGATGAGTTATAAATCACAACATgcaagaaaaatataaaaagatgGTACTGTAACTCACGTGTTCTTGATGGTCAGAACTTCTTCCATCTGTTTTCCTTTGACCCATTCAGTAGCTGAAAAAAAGTTAACAattaaagtaattattataatgcaACAAAATCCAACAAATGTTAAATCTTCAGCACATAATCCATCTTCAAACTCTCGTACAAGTATTCTCAGATACAATATTCTAATCTAGCACCATAAGAGACCTAAAGCTATTGCTCATATCCGTCAAGACGCCCTAACAAAAAAAGGATGCACACCCGTCGGTTACAAAAAAGAGCACacatagttttttttttctttttttgaggaAAATAATACTGTATTTCACAAATAAAGAGCGGAGCTTCACAACTAAATGTTGATGACATCAAATTTCAATTGTTCAGTTCTTCTTGAAGATCGATTAAGGGGATTTTATGCAAAACCATGGGCACGAAAACAAAGACTTTATTTAAGTACAAAAACGTTAATTTAACCTAAACTATCTAAACATAGAAAAGCGAGATTTTTGGTGTGACTGTTTatacttttaatacattatatacacgTACTTATTACAATtattcaaaaaaatatccaatagaTTACAGATCCCCTCATAGTTGAGATAAAAATAACTGCAGTTTATAGAATAACCCCCACCCGCTTAGCTGAACCACTTATTCAAGTTTTCAACTATGGTTATCAACAAAGCGATAAAAGAAACTCCGTAACTAACTTACGCACTCATGTAAACAGCCCTACTTAAAACAAGCTTAAAAGAGCATAAATGAAGGTTATAATTCAAAACAGACCAAAGCTACACCATAACATTCTTCCATACAGTTTAACCGAACACCATAAACTAAATTAGACTACAAATCAATCATTTCCTGTATCATACAATCCAGATAAAACATGGCCTAAAAGTAATTCAGAACATAAGTAAGCATCTTAACAATTCAATCTACAAAAACATGTATTTCAGATGTATGaatacaaaattacaaaaaaatgtAAACGATATATAATCCACTGACATAAGAATACAGAATAGGGTTTTAATTAACAGAAAACTAACCAACAGAAGAAGAAGCAATAGCAGAACCACAACCAAAGGTCTTGAAACAAGCATCTGTTATCTTTCCAGTTTCTTCATCAACCTTTATTTGAAGCTTCATTACATCACCACAAGCAGGTGCACCAACGAGCCCCGTTCCAACCGTCGGATCATTCTTATCAAACGCACCGACATTacgtggattattgtaatgatccACGACCCTCTCATGGTAGAACCTCGGTTGAATTCGATTCACCACCGGTGTAAACCCTAGAATCCTCTTTGTTGCGTGTCTCAACATTTTTCGTGATTATCTGTAACCGATTGAATAAAAATTTAATCAATTCCGATGTGATTTCAGGTTTCGGGTTATGACCTATTATGATATGAAAAATGAAATTGGTTGGATAGAGAGTAATTGACGTACGTGTGTTCGTTTTGGGGGAAATAAGAAAGTCGGGTCGGGGTTCGCGATTGAGACATTCGGATCAACCCAGAAAGCCCATTAATCATTATTACTCAATATCAGCTACCTGTTGGGCTTACTGGTTAGACGAGCGAAATGGAAGGTTCATGACTTGTGTCCTTGAGGTCTTGCGCCTTATCAGGATAGATTTTTCTTAATTTCTGGATAAGATTTTGTTAGATTTTTTATACTTTTACGGATAAGATTTTGTTCCTGTGTATTTATTGAGGCTAGAACTCCAGACAACCAATTTTATTTCACTTCATTTCTAAATAGATCATGTCATTAGAGCATCGTTAAGGTACACTTTTATTCATTTTTTCACTAATTTGTGTATTAATGAGCTGTAGTAATGATGAAGCATTTGTTGTTCATGTATGTTGTGGGGGTAATTTTGAATTTGGTAACAACATACCTATGTATCTGCCTCTTAATTGTTTTAGAACAAGATTAAAACTACCACTTGCTCCACAAAAACCAAAAATTCAAAGAGTATTGTTAAGGAAAGTTCTTAAAAAAAATTGAATTGCCACCTAATGCACCTGTGTGGCTgagatatattgataataattatatttttgatattactgatgatcatgaagatttttttttgagtttttaaaacacgctgtctcaaacgagcctattgatatttatgttgtcgaCAAAGTAAGAATGCTTCAACCCAAACAAAATCCACAAACACACCATCTCCAACAAAACTTAGAAACACTCCAGCCCCAACAAAATCCATAAACACACCATCTCCAACAAAACCTCTGAATACTCGAGTCTCAACCAAACAAACAAACACACGATCTGCAAGAAACCCTACGAATACACAATTCCAAACCAAACCTCGAAACACACCATTTGGAAGAAGAACAGgctgaaataccacctccaaacacagaagaatttgatttcttcaaccatggcgccgagaacgtgtgtaaaaaaaaaaaaaaatagagaaccCTTTTATACCTGTTGTTGCGTCTAgtgaattgtaacaacccaacccgtattaaaaccggcccataaaatttttttcttttaatacgcgttaaataatactttaggtcccaattgtgtttccataagcatctttaatacaatagaaggtttaataaaccttaaaacatttaatacatagtttaaatatccgaacgggtaAACATGACCCGACTATTTAATTCCAAACAaaacgagcatggtgattggggatacgctacccaatcctaaaacgagtacaaaagcaagatcttctaaagcaacctagccaagatctctaatccccaagcttacccgagccgccaagcatgcgaacctataaaaataccaacaacgagagggtaagctaacgcttagtgaatgataatatactacatacatatatatgtataaaatggacacgccacacaaatatcaaataccgcataccgaagcatccatgtataaggcaactaccctaagcataccgtacgatctctaagc
This genomic window from Rutidosis leptorrhynchoides isolate AG116_Rl617_1_P2 chromosome 2, CSIRO_AGI_Rlap_v1, whole genome shotgun sequence contains:
- the LOC139892481 gene encoding iron-sulfur cluster assembly protein 1-like is translated as MLRHATKRILGFTPVVNRIQPRFYHERVVDHYNNPRNVGAFDKNDPTVGTGLVGAPACGDVMKLQIKVDEETGKITDACFKTFGCGSAIASSSVATEWVKGKQMEEVLTIKNTEIAKHLSLPPVKLHCSMLAEDAIKAAVKDYETKRGKKVVSTTDKAAEA